Genomic segment of Veillonella parvula DSM 2008:
AATGAAGCTATCAATGCGATGAATAAAGTAATTGCAAAAGATAAAGTAGTAGCAGTTATTGGACCTATGCTATCTGGTGAAATGATGGCTGCTGGTCCTGTAGCAAACAAGAGTAAAGTAGTTGCTCTTGGTACATCTACAACGGCTGAAGGTATTACGGATATCGGCGATTACATTTTCCGTAATGCTGTACCTGAATCCTTGGCAGTAGATACTGCAATTAAAGAAGCACATAAAACTTTAGGCTTCAAAACTGCAGCTATCATGTACTCTAACAACAATGACCAAATGGTATCTGTAAATAATACAGCTCGTAAAGCATTGGAATCTGAAGGTGTACAAATCGTTGATACTGAAACATTTGCAGATAAAGATACTGACTTCTCTGCACAATTGACTAAAATTCAACAAGCAAAACCTGATGTAATTGTAGTTGCTTCTCTTTACCAAGAAGGCGCATTAATCATGAAAAAAATGCGTGAAATGGGTATGAATCAACCTGTAGTTGGCTCCAATGGTTTCAACAGCCCACAATTCATTAAAATTGCTGGCGATGCTGCTAACGGTGTTATTGTTGGTACGCCATGGTTCCCTAACAAAGAAGACCAAAAGGTTAAAGATTTCCGTAAAGCCTATGTGGCAAAATACGGTAAAGAACCTGACCAATTCGCTGCTCAAGCATATGATGCAGTATATCTCTATGAAACAGCTTTGAAAAAAGCAGGGTCCACAACAGATCGCGAAAAATTCCGGGAAGCATTGAAAAATATTGCTGACTTCGTTGGTGTAACTGGCCAATTCAAATTCAACGAAAAACGCGATCCTTCCATGGAAGTTCAAGTATTACAAATTAAAAACGGTCAATTTGACGCATTAACAAAATAAGTTGAGGTAGTATAGTGTTTTTACAACAATTAGTTAACGGGTTAACCCTCGGTAGCTTATATGCTGTACTCGCTATTGGCTTAACACTTGTGTTCGGTGTTTTGAATATTATCAACATGGCTCACGGAGGCATCTTTATGATAGGTGCCTTCGTTGGTCTTTTTATGGTAACAATTTTTAACGTTAACATTTTTGTAGCCCTTATCGTAGCTATGGCTGTAGGTGCTATCCTCGGTTATCTTTTAGAATTTGTGGCGCTTCGTCCACTACGCAAGAAAAAGGTGTCTCACTTGGCACCACTTATTAGTACCATTGGTGTTTCTATTTTCCTTGAAAGTTTGGCATTATTGCTTTGGGGCCCTCAAACTAGATCATTCCCACCAGACTATATTGGTGGCTTAATCGACTTTGGAGCTTTCAAAATTTCTATGGTACAAATTATTGGTTTAGGCGTTTCTGTTGTGCTAATGCTGATTTTAAATGTAGTTATTAAGAAAACTAAGATTGGTAAGGCTATTCGCGCTGTATCCATGAGTACGGAAACAGCAGCTCTCTTGGGTATCAATCCAACAATGATTATATCTATTACTGTTATGATTGCATCTGCTTTAGGTGCAGCGGCAGGTGTATTGGTAGGGTTGTCCTTTAATGCTATTGAGCCTACTATGGGTGTTATTATAGGGTTTAAAGGTCTGGCAGTACTTATCTTAGGTGGTCTTGGTAATATTACAGGCGCCATGGTTGGCGGCTTTATTTTAGGCGTAGCAGAAATCTTCTCTGTTGCTTATGGTGCATCTACATTCCGTGATGCTGTGGCCTTTGGTCTCATTATCCTATTATTATTCTGGCGCCCACAAGGCTTGTTTGGATCTAAAGATAAAGGGGGTAGACCGTAATGGAATTATTAAACCCGTATTATCTACAGATCGTGATGTTTTTCATCATTAATGCCATCATGGGTATTTCAATTTATTTCACACTGGCAAGTGGACAGCTTTCTTTAGGGGCTGCTGGCTTTATGAGTGTTGGTGCATACGTAGGCGCTATTCTTTCTTTGAAAGCTGATTTGCCTATCGTTGTAGGCATTATTATTGGTGGCTTAGTTGCTAGTCTTGTGGCTGTTATTATCGGTTTGCCAACAACACGTCTTAAAGGTTTGTATCTTGCCATCGCTACACTTGGATTTGGCGAAGTTGTGCGTGTTATTTTCTTGAATTTGGATATTACAAATGGTGCATTAGGCCTTTCTGGTATTCCATCCATTCCTCAAGAATTGACAAATTATGCCTATGAATTTGATCTCGATGGTTTAATGGGCATTGATGCTGTTGCATGGGGCAATCTAATGGCTATTATTATTTTGTTAGCTATTTTAGTATTGATTATCGCCTTTTGTGTACGGATTAATAATAGCCGTGTGGGTCGTGCCTTTGCAGCGATTAAGGCTGATGATCATGCAGCTGAATTGATGGGAATCAACGTTGTATACTACAAGATGATGGCCTTTATTATCGGCGCTTTCATCGCTGGTATTGGTGGTGGTTTGTATGCGCATATTACAAACTTTATTAATCCTACAGATTTCAGCTACCATAAAGTAGTACAAATTTTGTTATTCCCTGTATTTGGTGGTTCCAATGTAGTATGGGGTTCC
This window contains:
- a CDS encoding ABC transporter substrate-binding protein — encoded protein: MNKSMLKKAAIFGLAGVMAVAAGCGGNKDAGSANSNEAKIALLTTTTGGAAAYGESIKAGAELAVSEINADANAVKINLLVEDTKGDKNEAINAMNKVIAKDKVVAVIGPMLSGEMMAAGPVANKSKVVALGTSTTAEGITDIGDYIFRNAVPESLAVDTAIKEAHKTLGFKTAAIMYSNNNDQMVSVNNTARKALESEGVQIVDTETFADKDTDFSAQLTKIQQAKPDVIVVASLYQEGALIMKKMREMGMNQPVVGSNGFNSPQFIKIAGDAANGVIVGTPWFPNKEDQKVKDFRKAYVAKYGKEPDQFAAQAYDAVYLYETALKKAGSTTDREKFREALKNIADFVGVTGQFKFNEKRDPSMEVQVLQIKNGQFDALTK
- a CDS encoding branched-chain amino acid ABC transporter permease, whose amino-acid sequence is MELLNPYYLQIVMFFIINAIMGISIYFTLASGQLSLGAAGFMSVGAYVGAILSLKADLPIVVGIIIGGLVASLVAVIIGLPTTRLKGLYLAIATLGFGEVVRVIFLNLDITNGALGLSGIPSIPQELTNYAYEFDLDGLMGIDAVAWGNLMAIIILLAILVLIIAFCVRINNSRVGRAFAAIKADDHAAELMGINVVYYKMMAFIIGAFIAGIGGGLYAHITNFINPTDFSYHKVVQILLFPVFGGSNVVWGSVLGSFILTLLPEVLRFLSDYRDIIYGALLVILMAVRPDGILTESMVDKISRKLGFKKAPYIPESQVLTERFEAYKRKQQEKQG
- a CDS encoding branched-chain amino acid ABC transporter permease, whose translation is MFLQQLVNGLTLGSLYAVLAIGLTLVFGVLNIINMAHGGIFMIGAFVGLFMVTIFNVNIFVALIVAMAVGAILGYLLEFVALRPLRKKKVSHLAPLISTIGVSIFLESLALLLWGPQTRSFPPDYIGGLIDFGAFKISMVQIIGLGVSVVLMLILNVVIKKTKIGKAIRAVSMSTETAALLGINPTMIISITVMIASALGAAAGVLVGLSFNAIEPTMGVIIGFKGLAVLILGGLGNITGAMVGGFILGVAEIFSVAYGASTFRDAVAFGLIILLLFWRPQGLFGSKDKGGRP